In the genome of Dethiobacter alkaliphilus AHT 1, one region contains:
- a CDS encoding S8 family peptidase, whose protein sequence is VRNTREFSIIPAITVNLPARAVNALQRSPLVDYVEPNIQMFALGASADSWGIDRVRAPEVWDDGIEGGNVKVAVLDTGIDDRHTDLIVRGGWNTVNNNGNYDDRNGHGTHVAGTIAALNTVKTVGVAPAAELYAVKVLNNSGFGTADSIAAGIEWAVQNNMDIINMSLGSSGLSQAVADACKIAYEEGMLLVAAAGNSGNADGIGENVAYPAALEWVIAVAATDESDNRARFSSTGQEVELSAPGVAIYSTYLRDGYTTYNGTSMASPHVAGVAALVWAQDTNLSNADLRALLQNSSEGLGYPNHYGYGMVNAVAAVAAVAESEPPEPAVNVTVETHKDFYAEGEEATITVTVTDENGAAISGLDSDAFTTDINGYDVSPEDNQYIELEADGVYIGSLQLPENDDVEYIVTVTVTDERELTGSGSVTFTHGPQPAEPTTVSVTEINYRARGRHLDVTLRLVDDFGNPVDGATVYIQLYLNGSEYLDERTGTTGSNGTVTFAYNQAPSGTYTTNVTDVTADGVDWDRDTPDNSYTK, encoded by the coding sequence GTGCGGAATACCAGAGAGTTTTCTATTATCCCTGCTATAACGGTCAATTTACCGGCAAGGGCCGTTAATGCTTTGCAGCGAAGCCCTTTAGTAGATTATGTTGAGCCAAATATTCAGATGTTTGCTTTGGGGGCTAGTGCTGATTCATGGGGTATTGACAGAGTAAGGGCTCCTGAGGTCTGGGACGACGGGATAGAAGGAGGAAATGTAAAAGTTGCAGTCCTGGATACCGGGATTGATGACAGGCACACAGACCTGATTGTCAGGGGCGGATGGAATACTGTTAACAATAATGGCAATTATGACGACAGAAACGGACATGGTACCCATGTCGCAGGTACAATAGCAGCTTTAAATACTGTAAAGACAGTAGGCGTAGCTCCGGCTGCCGAACTTTATGCTGTGAAAGTTTTAAATAACAGCGGATTTGGTACAGCTGACAGTATTGCGGCCGGGATTGAGTGGGCTGTACAGAATAATATGGACATTATCAATATGAGCTTGGGTTCATCTGGCCTCTCTCAAGCAGTAGCTGATGCATGTAAGATTGCTTATGAAGAGGGTATGCTACTTGTTGCTGCTGCGGGAAACAGTGGCAATGCTGATGGTATAGGGGAAAATGTAGCTTATCCTGCAGCTTTGGAATGGGTAATTGCTGTAGCTGCCACAGACGAAAGTGACAATCGCGCCAGGTTTTCCAGCACCGGCCAAGAGGTTGAGCTTTCCGCACCAGGTGTTGCAATTTACAGTACCTATCTGAGAGATGGTTATACAACATACAATGGTACATCAATGGCATCACCCCATGTAGCCGGCGTAGCAGCTCTGGTCTGGGCGCAAGATACCAATTTGAGTAATGCAGATCTTCGCGCACTGCTGCAAAATTCGTCCGAGGGCCTGGGCTACCCTAACCATTATGGATACGGCATGGTGAATGCTGTTGCAGCTGTTGCAGCTGTTGCCGAAAGTGAGCCGCCCGAGCCTGCAGTAAACGTCACTGTCGAAACCCATAAGGATTTTTATGCTGAAGGCGAAGAAGCGACTATCACTGTTACTGTAACCGATGAGAACGGTGCAGCGATAAGCGGTTTGGACAGCGATGCTTTTACAACTGATATAAACGGCTATGATGTTTCCCCCGAAGATAACCAATATATAGAACTTGAGGCAGACGGTGTTTATATCGGTAGCCTCCAGCTACCTGAAAATGATGACGTCGAATACATAGTAACCGTCACCGTCACCGATGAAAGAGAGCTTACGGGCAGCGGTTCCGTCACCTTCACTCATGGCCCGCAGCCTGCTGAACCTACTACTGTTTCAGTAACGGAAATCAACTACAGAGCACGTGGTCGTCACCTTGATGTGACACTGCGGCTAGTGGATGATTTCGGTAATCCGGTGGATGGAGCTACTGTTTATATTCAGCTTTATCTCAATGGTTCGGAGTACCTTGATGAGAGGACCGGAACAACCGGTAGCAACGGGACAGTTACCTTTGCATATAACCAAGCCCCATCCGGAACCTATACTACAAATGTTACAGATGTGACGGCGGACGGCGTGGACTGGGACAGAGATACACCGGATAATAGTTATACAAAATAA
- a CDS encoding glycosyltransferase family 4 protein, producing the protein MNVLHLNRFLSSGQTKQVFSLIREQRNLGINAQLIMDGNPTYQTLSRYKHDLDNLDARIIRSGDVTTLKEYAKEFSPTLIHAHCSPTYSLACNLANKLQIPFTITCYESANRQEYHYLQEAAIIFCTSAKIANKLKKFSAKTIILPHAVDLQELRPGEKNDPVKIVLFFQVEPAKQKAYDHFCKAVDLLEGVEFFVAANKKPKSSTARFLGWPDDTADLLASSDIVVGTGRVAIEGLATGNAVLILGRTFQGLLQPEKAAQKLPDVSGLSGADACYKNIFYDLAKLTQNQIYLRQLQQQGRKLAEKQFCNTKLTRRMIDVYKNVVHNNEIK; encoded by the coding sequence GTGAATGTTCTCCATTTAAACCGTTTTTTATCTTCCGGTCAGACAAAGCAGGTGTTTTCCCTAATTCGGGAGCAAAGAAATCTGGGAATAAATGCACAGTTAATTATGGACGGCAATCCCACCTATCAGACGCTGTCACGCTATAAACATGACCTTGACAACTTGGATGCCAGAATAATCAGATCCGGGGATGTTACCACCCTTAAAGAATACGCCAAAGAATTTTCGCCTACCCTCATTCATGCTCATTGCTCACCCACATATTCTCTGGCCTGTAATCTTGCAAATAAACTGCAAATCCCTTTTACCATCACCTGCTACGAGTCGGCAAACAGACAGGAATATCACTACCTGCAGGAAGCTGCGATAATATTTTGCACTTCCGCCAAAATAGCCAATAAGTTAAAGAAGTTTTCAGCTAAAACCATTATTCTTCCTCACGCTGTGGATTTGCAGGAATTGAGACCCGGTGAAAAAAACGATCCGGTTAAAATCGTTCTCTTCTTCCAGGTTGAACCGGCAAAACAAAAAGCATACGATCACTTTTGCAAAGCCGTCGACCTGCTGGAAGGAGTGGAGTTCTTTGTGGCAGCAAATAAAAAACCCAAAAGCAGCACAGCCAGATTTTTGGGGTGGCCCGATGATACGGCAGATCTGCTTGCATCCTCAGATATCGTGGTGGGCACAGGGCGCGTGGCCATTGAAGGGCTGGCCACCGGCAACGCTGTGCTTATCTTGGGCCGGACGTTCCAAGGGCTCCTCCAACCGGAAAAAGCAGCACAGAAGCTTCCAGATGTAAGTGGATTGTCAGGTGCCGATGCCTGCTATAAAAATATTTTCTATGATCTGGCCAAACTGACCCAAAACCAGATCTATTTACGCCAACTGCAACAACAAGGCCGCAAACTGGCGGAAAAGCAGTTCTGTAACACCAAGCTGACAAGACGCATGATTGATGTATATAAAAATGTAGTGCATAACAATGAAATCAAATGA
- a CDS encoding glycosyltransferase family 4 protein, with protein MKIGMFTDSYRPYTSGVVRSIETTAGKLTELGHEVYIFAPKYPDYEKEAGVFRFASVPTPTYPDFAIALPFSLYLRSTIKRLNLDVIHVHSPFSMGLLGARTAKRYDLPLVFTYHTMYDQYVHYLPFAQDISRKVVLKLSSNFCNRCDLVITPTEVIRKIVAPNVQTRVEAVPTGIEVDEFDGADRTWLRREYNISPDEKILLHLGRLGKEKNVGFLLQAYNKIRKNHPHTRLVIVGDGPEREGLIEEAKSMDFGEKVLFTGPLSREHVVDSYAGADLFIFASTTETQGLVLGEAKAAGVPSVAVKALGASEMVKDGVDGYLTPLDMDKFTERIEQLLENDELRQAMAERALIEAEHISSTAMAKKLLGVYMETIDDKKRLSAV; from the coding sequence GTGAAAATCGGCATGTTTACCGATAGTTACAGGCCGTATACCAGTGGTGTGGTTCGCTCCATAGAAACCACCGCCGGTAAACTGACTGAGCTGGGCCATGAAGTATACATTTTTGCTCCCAAGTATCCGGATTATGAAAAAGAGGCCGGTGTTTTTCGCTTTGCTTCGGTTCCAACACCTACATATCCCGATTTTGCCATTGCGTTGCCCTTTTCCCTTTACCTGAGATCAACCATTAAGCGCTTGAATTTGGATGTGATTCATGTCCATTCACCTTTTTCCATGGGGCTGTTGGGGGCACGCACAGCCAAGCGGTATGATTTGCCGTTGGTTTTTACCTATCATACGATGTATGACCAGTATGTTCATTACCTGCCTTTTGCACAGGATATTTCCCGTAAAGTGGTGCTGAAGTTGTCCAGTAACTTCTGTAACCGTTGTGATCTGGTGATTACGCCCACTGAAGTGATTCGCAAAATTGTGGCCCCCAATGTCCAAACCCGGGTAGAGGCGGTTCCCACAGGAATTGAAGTGGACGAGTTTGATGGCGCCGACCGTACCTGGCTTCGGCGGGAATATAATATCAGTCCTGATGAAAAAATCCTACTGCATTTGGGCAGGCTGGGCAAAGAAAAAAATGTGGGTTTCTTACTTCAGGCTTATAACAAGATCCGCAAGAATCATCCTCACACCAGGCTGGTTATTGTGGGAGACGGTCCTGAGCGGGAAGGGTTAATTGAAGAAGCCAAAAGTATGGATTTTGGTGAAAAGGTTTTGTTTACCGGGCCGCTTTCGCGCGAGCATGTGGTGGACAGCTATGCCGGTGCTGATTTATTTATTTTCGCATCCACCACTGAAACACAGGGCCTGGTTTTGGGTGAAGCCAAAGCTGCGGGAGTGCCCAGTGTGGCGGTAAAAGCGCTGGGTGCATCGGAAATGGTTAAAGATGGCGTAGACGGTTATTTAACGCCCCTTGATATGGATAAATTTACTGAACGCATTGAGCAGCTTTTGGAAAACGATGAACTCCGCCAGGCTATGGCAGAGCGGGCCCTAATAGAAGCGGAGCACATTTCCTCCACTGCCATGGCTAAAAAGCTCTTGGGAGTGTACATGGAGACCATTGATGACAAGAAACGGCTCTCTGCAGTATGA
- a CDS encoding LDCC motif putative metal-binding protein: protein MFAAFRRFLERLAKSNEKEFKGDAPDCCTVNQPDAKPKVNEDNNKQK, encoded by the coding sequence ATGTTTGCTGCATTTCGCCGTTTTTTGGAGAGGCTGGCTAAATCCAATGAAAAGGAATTTAAAGGTGACGCCCCTGATTGCTGCACTGTAAATCAGCCTGATGCCAAACCAAAAGTTAATGAAGACAACAACAAACAGAAGTAA
- a CDS encoding DUF362 domain-containing protein, translated as MDNRVFVFQLDDYEPAALYEAMGTLWRHLQLEEEFSDKKVLVKPNLLVGAPPQNAVCTHPEVVRSVLQNLSAKQVQVGDSPGFGSTGSVARTAGIHQVCSEENVELTDFCDPQRIQAPQTAKTNSVPLSSAVVGSDEVINIAKLKTHGLTRYTGAVKNLFGCLPGKLKGQMHLRMEEIDRFSDYLLDVYLAVNPAVSIVDGILAMEGSGPRTGDPRKAGVLLAGKDAVAVDTVACHIIGLDPATVPTLQAARRRGIGCSMLEQIEVIGASLDDVRISDFKTVSGSHSALKNLSPFLKRLLRNQLTAHPKVKVDSCISCKICQHACPAGAITMEEAAQIEEGACIRCYCCQEMCPEGAIELKYRGLGRLLR; from the coding sequence ATGGACAACCGGGTATTTGTTTTTCAGTTGGATGATTATGAGCCGGCCGCACTGTACGAGGCTATGGGGACATTATGGCGACATTTGCAGTTGGAGGAGGAGTTTAGTGACAAGAAGGTGTTGGTAAAACCCAACCTGTTAGTGGGAGCACCTCCCCAAAATGCTGTTTGCACACATCCGGAAGTGGTGCGTTCCGTCCTGCAGAATTTATCCGCTAAACAGGTGCAGGTAGGAGACAGCCCCGGGTTTGGCAGTACGGGCAGTGTGGCCAGAACCGCAGGTATTCATCAGGTCTGCAGTGAAGAGAACGTAGAGCTTACAGACTTTTGCGACCCTCAGCGTATCCAGGCTCCCCAAACAGCAAAAACTAACAGTGTTCCTCTGTCCTCCGCTGTTGTGGGCTCAGATGAGGTAATAAATATTGCCAAGCTTAAAACTCACGGCCTGACCCGTTACACCGGGGCTGTGAAAAATCTTTTTGGCTGTCTTCCCGGAAAATTAAAGGGCCAGATGCATCTGCGCATGGAAGAAATTGATAGATTCTCAGATTATTTGCTGGATGTCTATCTTGCGGTGAACCCGGCGGTGTCCATAGTGGACGGAATTTTGGCCATGGAGGGAAGCGGACCGCGCACAGGTGACCCCAGAAAAGCTGGGGTTTTGCTGGCCGGAAAAGATGCGGTGGCCGTGGATACGGTGGCATGCCACATTATCGGCCTTGATCCGGCAACGGTACCTACTCTGCAGGCGGCGCGCCGCCGCGGCATCGGCTGTAGTATGCTGGAACAAATCGAAGTTATCGGTGCCTCCTTAGATGATGTCCGTATCTCGGATTTTAAAACAGTCAGCGGCTCTCATTCGGCACTGAAAAATTTATCCCCTTTTTTAAAACGCCTGTTGCGTAATCAACTGACGGCACACCCCAAAGTCAAAGTTGACAGTTGCATTAGCTGTAAAATATGCCAACATGCCTGCCCTGCCGGTGCCATCACCATGGAGGAAGCGGCTCAGATTGAGGAAGGTGCCTGCATTCGCTGTTACTGCTGCCAGGAAATGTGCCCCGAAGGTGCCATTGAGCTGAAATACAGAGGACTGGGACGCCTGTTGCGGTAA
- a CDS encoding PspC domain-containing protein translates to MKKLYRSRDNQMLGGVCMGLARYFDVDVTLVRLIWVVFGLMGGSGVPAYIIAWIVIPEEPAGADEVIDVSDKSSSTGVSADNKTIGLIIVVIGAYLLMRNFFDVQIFRYFFWPAALIALGLFIMFGGLRGDKR, encoded by the coding sequence ATGAAAAAATTGTATCGTTCCCGGGATAATCAAATGCTTGGCGGAGTCTGCATGGGCCTGGCTCGCTATTTTGACGTGGATGTGACTTTAGTGCGGTTAATCTGGGTGGTTTTTGGCCTTATGGGTGGTTCCGGCGTCCCCGCCTACATTATTGCCTGGATTGTTATCCCCGAGGAGCCGGCAGGTGCAGATGAGGTGATTGATGTTTCAGATAAATCTTCTTCCACCGGAGTTTCAGCAGACAACAAAACCATCGGCCTGATAATTGTGGTTATTGGAGCATATTTATTAATGCGCAACTTCTTTGACGTGCAGATCTTCCGTTATTTTTTCTGGCCCGCCGCTTTGATTGCGCTGGGATTGTTCATCATGTTTGGTGGACTAAGGGGTGATAAGAGATGA
- a CDS encoding toast rack family protein, whose protein sequence is MKADRIVLGLGLAVLGLVWFLVNFGVISPVAARELWRFWPLLLILWGVLLILGKGSGLGGCLIGILVFLFFFGGLFGVYLPGIEGPSPGTETTNVTIPASDEVENVTLDLRQGAGEVYLSSHAGPDILRASLTGTPRPIIEQEVSDGTLQVEIKDEAHSWTIGNRTNRWNLELAEDIPTEISLRAGAGRSDLDLSRLQVHDLSVQTGAGDLTVRLGQVESQVLVEGGAGSITFYVPDNTGVRLQTSGLLNVSAGEVNLKRLDGGDYESENLDNKAAVVDIEVKAGVGSVNLRRAR, encoded by the coding sequence ATGAAGGCTGACAGAATTGTCCTGGGACTGGGCCTGGCTGTTCTGGGGTTAGTCTGGTTTTTAGTGAACTTTGGCGTGATTTCGCCCGTTGCCGCCCGTGAGCTATGGCGTTTTTGGCCGCTGCTTCTGATCCTGTGGGGAGTGTTGCTTATCCTGGGTAAGGGCAGTGGCTTGGGCGGATGCCTGATTGGTATCCTGGTATTTCTGTTCTTTTTTGGCGGCTTGTTTGGGGTATATCTTCCCGGAATAGAAGGGCCATCCCCCGGGACCGAAACCACCAATGTTACCATCCCGGCCAGCGACGAAGTTGAAAACGTCACCCTTGACCTACGCCAGGGAGCCGGTGAGGTTTATCTTTCTTCTCATGCAGGCCCCGATATTCTTCGGGCCAGTCTTACCGGAACCCCCCGTCCGATAATTGAACAGGAAGTCAGTGATGGTACGCTTCAGGTGGAAATTAAGGATGAAGCCCACTCCTGGACCATTGGCAATAGGACTAACCGGTGGAACTTAGAGCTTGCAGAAGATATTCCCACAGAAATTTCCCTGCGAGCCGGAGCGGGTCGCTCTGATTTAGATTTGTCCCGTTTGCAGGTACATGACTTGTCTGTTCAGACCGGAGCAGGAGACCTGACTGTCCGACTAGGCCAGGTTGAAAGCCAGGTGTTGGTGGAAGGTGGCGCAGGCAGCATAACTTTCTACGTACCCGATAACACCGGAGTGCGCCTGCAGACCAGCGGCTTGCTCAATGTGTCGGCAGGCGAGGTAAATCTGAAACGTTTGGACGGCGGCGATTATGAGAGTGAAAATCTGGATAATAAAGCTGCGGTGGTAGATATAGAAGTAAAAGCCGGTGTGGGTTCCGTTAACCTGCGCCGGGCACGCTAG
- a CDS encoding alpha/beta fold hydrolase — MTQLVVEGVSAHFAVRGSGDKTLFLIHGAGGNSLHWMETEPPPGWRLVAPDLPGHGKSEGSAMKDITDYARWVGAAIKEFGGCDLLAGHSMGGAITMTVALQQPELLRGIILVGTGAKLGVSDIILDLCRGGAVAKVEDLLAKVAYGPVPGWEQIKEWYSIFGSATPQAYLRDFSACNHFDIRTKLKEIRLPTLIVCGKADRLTPFKYSEYLAEHLEDARLEGIPDAGHMVMLEQPEHFNRILADFCAQY; from the coding sequence TTGACTCAACTGGTAGTAGAAGGTGTTTCTGCCCATTTTGCTGTGAGGGGCAGCGGTGATAAAACACTGTTTTTGATTCATGGGGCAGGCGGTAACAGCCTGCATTGGATGGAAACAGAGCCCCCGCCCGGTTGGCGCCTGGTGGCGCCGGATCTGCCCGGCCATGGAAAATCCGAAGGTTCCGCCATGAAGGACATCACCGACTACGCCCGGTGGGTAGGGGCGGCCATAAAAGAATTTGGTGGCTGCGATTTGCTGGCGGGTCATTCCATGGGAGGTGCCATTACCATGACCGTGGCCCTGCAGCAGCCCGAACTGCTGCGCGGCATCATTCTGGTGGGTACTGGAGCCAAGCTTGGCGTCTCCGATATCATTCTGGATCTTTGCAGAGGTGGTGCTGTGGCCAAAGTAGAAGATTTACTGGCGAAAGTGGCCTACGGCCCGGTTCCCGGCTGGGAGCAGATCAAAGAATGGTACAGCATCTTTGGCAGTGCCACGCCTCAGGCTTATCTGCGGGATTTTTCAGCCTGTAATCATTTTGATATCCGCACAAAATTAAAAGAAATCCGTCTTCCTACTCTGATTGTGTGTGGAAAAGCTGATCGGCTTACCCCGTTTAAGTACTCTGAGTATCTGGCAGAGCATCTTGAAGATGCCCGTCTGGAAGGAATTCCTGATGCCGGGCACATGGTAATGCTGGAGCAGCCGGAGCACTTTAACAGGATTCTTGCAGATTTTTGTGCACAATATTAA
- a CDS encoding cyclase family protein, with product MRTIDLSHLISTNMPVYPGTEPPKMKTACTLSKDSFVEKEITLFTHTGTHLDAPAHIFPDGKTLDSYPVSGFWGRGVVLDFNDFSRSIITENDVLPYADLIRQADFVLLYTGWSKLWGSHTYFEDYPVLSADAARFLADFGLKGVGVDAISVDKVETVDFSVHKTFLAKDTLIIENLTNLELLVGRQFNFYCFPLKISTADGSPVRAVAILDKI from the coding sequence GTGCGTACAATAGACTTAAGCCATCTGATTTCTACTAATATGCCGGTATATCCCGGCACCGAACCACCAAAAATGAAAACGGCCTGTACCTTGTCTAAAGATTCGTTTGTGGAGAAGGAAATTACTCTCTTTACTCACACCGGCACTCATTTGGATGCTCCGGCCCATATTTTCCCCGACGGAAAGACTCTGGACAGCTACCCGGTCTCCGGCTTTTGGGGCAGAGGAGTTGTTCTGGACTTTAACGACTTCAGCCGATCAATTATTACAGAAAATGATGTGCTGCCGTATGCGGATTTAATCCGTCAAGCCGATTTTGTGCTGCTGTACACCGGCTGGTCAAAACTCTGGGGCAGCCATACTTACTTTGAAGATTATCCGGTTTTGTCCGCCGATGCAGCCCGGTTTCTGGCCGACTTCGGCCTAAAAGGGGTTGGTGTCGATGCAATCTCGGTAGATAAGGTGGAGACGGTGGATTTTTCTGTTCATAAAACTTTTCTTGCCAAAGACACATTGATTATTGAAAACCTCACTAATCTCGAACTTCTTGTGGGGCGGCAATTTAACTTTTATTGCTTTCCGCTGAAAATTTCTACGGCGGACGGTTCACCGGTGCGGGCTGTGGCCATACTGGATAAAATATGA
- a CDS encoding spore coat protein, which produces MQLTQKEKMLLQDQKKHEEMCVKKYNEYANQAQDPQLQQLFNSYAQAEQQHLNTVNQILSGQAPSPQQMGQQQGQQQQGQQQQQQQQQQQQTQQPGANASKKDADLCNDMLMTEKYVSGTYDTAIFEVTNSQVRQALNHIQKEEQQHGEGIFNYMQQNNMYNPS; this is translated from the coding sequence ATGCAACTTACACAAAAAGAAAAGATGCTTTTGCAAGACCAGAAAAAGCACGAGGAGATGTGTGTAAAAAAGTACAATGAGTATGCCAATCAGGCCCAGGATCCCCAACTGCAACAACTTTTTAATAGCTATGCGCAGGCCGAGCAGCAGCACTTAAACACGGTTAATCAAATTCTAAGCGGCCAGGCGCCCTCACCCCAGCAGATGGGCCAGCAGCAGGGACAACAGCAGCAAGGACAGCAACAGCAGCAACAACAACAACAGCAACAGCAGACCCAGCAACCCGGCGCCAATGCCAGCAAAAAAGATGCGGATCTCTGCAACGACATGTTGATGACGGAAAAATATGTTTCCGGCACATATGACACCGCAATTTTTGAGGTCACCAACTCTCAGGTGCGCCAGGCGCTGAATCACATTCAAAAAGAAGAGCAGCAGCATGGCGAAGGAATTTTTAACTACATGCAGCAGAACAATATGTACAATCCCAGCTAA
- a CDS encoding OsmC family protein: MMKTKVKWMGEQSYVAVDNNGLEVKISPKPQQNDMLKPPDLLLMSLGSCTGLFFLPAAKELGLAIEHFEVVVTGEKANNPPKLFSSIHIHIDVWGQVTEDKVEKAIEKGHDKCFILHSLNPDIEIKTSFELKNS, encoded by the coding sequence ATGATGAAAACTAAAGTTAAGTGGATGGGTGAGCAAAGCTATGTGGCGGTGGATAATAACGGCCTGGAAGTTAAAATCAGCCCCAAACCGCAGCAAAACGATATGCTAAAGCCCCCGGATCTATTATTGATGAGCCTGGGGAGCTGTACAGGTCTGTTTTTTCTTCCTGCCGCCAAAGAACTGGGGCTTGCAATTGAACACTTTGAAGTTGTGGTCACAGGGGAAAAGGCTAATAATCCGCCTAAGCTGTTTTCCTCCATTCATATCCACATCGACGTCTGGGGCCAGGTTACAGAAGATAAGGTGGAAAAGGCCATTGAAAAAGGGCACGATAAATGCTTTATCCTCCACAGCTTAAACCCTGATATTGAAATCAAGACTTCATTCGAGTTAAAAAATAGCTAA
- a CDS encoding cupin domain-containing protein, with protein sequence MKIIRMNEVEGKKNHRGVNAKKLIQHQHTTVMNLILNPGEIIPEHSVPVDVFFYVVDGKGTIQIGEEEAVVGEKDIILCPRETTMALKADQGQRFEVLNVKTPSIKY encoded by the coding sequence ATGAAAATCATCAGGATGAATGAAGTTGAAGGCAAGAAGAATCACCGGGGAGTTAATGCAAAAAAATTGATTCAGCATCAACATACCACCGTTATGAATCTGATTTTAAATCCCGGCGAAATAATCCCCGAGCACAGCGTACCGGTAGATGTTTTCTTTTATGTTGTTGACGGTAAAGGCACCATTCAGATTGGAGAAGAAGAGGCTGTGGTTGGGGAAAAAGATATTATCCTTTGCCCACGGGAAACCACAATGGCCTTAAAGGCCGATCAGGGCCAGCGGTTTGAAGTCTTAAATGTAAAAACACCCAGTATCAAATATTGA
- a CDS encoding TetR/AcrR family transcriptional regulator translates to MDKKQLIIKHAADIIAEKGYHGATPKVIAGRAGIAVGTIYLYFKSKEEILDYIFVEEFKKREKFLLGLNTKEYSFYEKLELFLDFHFDELESDESTGTVLIQESTNPQQQSLEGVQKFLTELPEIFADMLQQAQKNNEIRALDSQFAARIIFHSIRGAVMELKKEAVQKGHEDIKHELKTFFWNAIKKTEGVLPNENHQDE, encoded by the coding sequence ATGGATAAAAAGCAGTTAATTATCAAGCATGCCGCGGATATTATTGCAGAAAAAGGGTATCACGGTGCAACTCCCAAAGTCATCGCCGGCAGAGCCGGTATCGCTGTTGGCACCATATATCTGTATTTTAAAAGCAAGGAAGAAATCCTCGATTATATTTTTGTGGAAGAGTTTAAGAAGCGGGAAAAATTCCTTTTAGGCCTCAATACAAAGGAATACTCCTTTTATGAGAAACTGGAGCTTTTTCTGGACTTCCATTTCGATGAACTGGAAAGTGATGAAAGCACGGGTACGGTGTTAATCCAGGAAAGCACAAACCCGCAGCAGCAGAGCCTGGAAGGGGTGCAAAAATTCCTTACCGAACTGCCGGAAATCTTTGCCGATATGCTGCAGCAGGCCCAGAAAAATAACGAGATTCGCGCCCTGGACAGTCAATTTGCAGCCAGGATAATTTTTCACTCCATCAGGGGGGCGGTTATGGAATTAAAAAAGGAAGCTGTGCAAAAGGGCCATGAAGACATTAAACACGAGCTGAAAACTTTTTTCTGGAATGCCATTAAAAAAACGGAAGGAGTATTACCAAATGAAAATCATCAGGATGAATGA